One Oncorhynchus masou masou isolate Uvic2021 chromosome 18, UVic_Omas_1.1, whole genome shotgun sequence DNA window includes the following coding sequences:
- the LOC135505058 gene encoding progranulin-like isoform X2 translates to MTVQIGVVCLALLGLTSALICPDGGMCAEGNTCCKTPSGGYGCCPLPNAECCSDHLHCCYEGTVCDLVRSKCLNKTVSLPWVRRVPAKRLIGPLMLEGVKAVICPDGEAECPDDTTCCELPGGSWGCCPLAKAVCCEDKMHCCPESTKCDLAHSKCVSPNLDTFPMREKVPARKRQSAVVGRTVTCPGGKSLCPDGTTCCLLASGDFGCCPYPEAVCCFDKLHCCPGNTTCDLEHEMCTSPNTQTPLAKKIPAIPNDVNAVPCNDSVACADGSTCCKSLDGEWVCCPLPKAVCCDDHLHCCPHGTICNLAESTCDDPSSGSALVPMLDKVPAFSYVSEEKPLPNSKCDESTSCPGQSTCCKTTTGNWACCPLPNAMCCNDHLHCCPHGTVCNLEASTCDDPSGFTMPWVAKVPALATQTPLATEKCDEQTMCPRGTTCCRQNSGQSACCPLPRAVCCDDHEHCCPKGYTCNVAEQTCDKPGLLSLPWVPKLPGLPLHRGLPQASAPCVHPVKNMCDPHTSCPKDTTCCFVKKAGKWGCCPLPKAVCCADGDHCCPSGYSCDDQKTCCTKGRLTIPWYRKEKALTVEAMLKDVKCDNKSSCASGTTCCKLPTEEWGCCPLVKAVCCTDHEHCCPQGYSCNMQTGTCEKPVEGVLPHTIPQTKVAESQQRAAETGIDVKCDGAGEYSCPKLQTCCKTSPTEWSCCPEPKAVCCADAKHCCPMGYTCNLGQGGCSQQAELTWDIFFTHNKKRDFVPFGL, encoded by the exons ATG ACTGTGCAGATAGGGGTGGTGTGTCTGGCTCTGCTAGGCCTGACCTCAGCCCTGATTTGTCCTGACGGTGGGATGTGTGCAGAGGGGAACACCTGCTGCAAGACACCCAGCGGTGGATATGGCTGCTGTCCACTACCGAAT GCGGAGTGCTGCTCGGACCACCTGCATTGCTGTTATGAGGGGACAGTGTGTGATTTAGTGCGCTCCAAGTGCCTTAATAAAACCGTCTCTCTGCCGTGGGTCAGAAGAGTTCCTGCCAAACGCCTAATCGGCCCCCTG ATGCTGGAGGGAGTGAAGGCAGTTATTTGTCCCGACGGTGAGGCCGAGTGTCCAGACGACACTACCTGCTGTGAACTCCCAGGCGGTTCCTGGGGCTGCTGTCCCCTGGCCAAG GCGGTGTGCTGTGAGGACAAGATGCACTGCTGCCCAGAGAGCACCAAATGTGACCTAGCCCACTCCAAGTGTGTGTCGCCCAACCTGGACACGTTCCCAATGAGAGAGAAAGTACCTGCAAGAAAGAGGCAGTCAG CTGTGGTTGGACGAACAGTGACCTGCCCAGGTGGTAAGAGCTTGTGCCCAGACGGAACCACATGTTGCCTGCTGGCCAGTGGAGACTTCGGCTGCTGCCCCTACCCTGAG GCTGTGTGCTGTTTTGACAAACTCCACTGTTGCCCTGGCAACACAACCTGTGACCTGGAGCATGAGATGTGCACTTCCCCCAATACACAGACTCCATTGGCCAAGAAGATCCCTGCAATCCCCAACGATG tcaaTGCTGTGCCCTGCAACGACTCTGTGGCCTGTGCTGATGGGAGTACGTGCTGTAAATCACTAGATGGAGAATGGGTCTGCTGCCCCCTGCCCaag GCTGTGTGTTGTGATGACCATCTCCACTGCTGCCCCCACGGGACCATCTGTAACCTGGCAGAGAGTACATGTGATGACCCCTCCTCGGGCTCTGCCCTGGTTCCCATGCTGGACAAGGTGCCCGCCTTCAGCTACGTGTCGGAGGAGAAGCCGCTGCCCAACAGCAAATGTGACGAGTCCACATCGTGTCCAGGCCAATCCACGTGCTGCAAGACCACCACGGGAAACTGGGCCTGCTGCCCCCTGCCCAAT GCGATGTGTTGCAACGACCACCTCCACTGCTGCCCCCACGGCACCGTGTGTAACCTGGAGGCCAGTACCTGTGATGATCCCTCAGGCTTCACCATGCCGTGGGTCGCCAAGGTGCCAGCCCTCGCCACCCAGACACCACTGGCCACTGAGAAGTGTGACGAACAGACCATGTGCCCCAGGGGCACCACCTGCTGCAGGCAGAACTCAGGACAGTCGGCATGCTGTCCTCTACCTCGT GCGGTGTGCTGCGATGACCACGAGCACTGCTGCCCTAAAGGCTACACATGTAACGTGGCCGAACAGACCTGTGACAAGCCCGGGCTCCTCAGCCTGCCCTGGGTCCCCAAGCTGCCAGGCCTGCCACTGCACAGAGGGCTTCCCCAGGCCAGTGCCCCCTGCGTCCACCCAGTCAAGAACATGTGTGACCCCCACACCAGCTGCCCCAAAGATACCACCTGCTGCTTTGTGAAAAAGGCTGGCAAGTGGGGGTGCTGCCCCTTACCCAAG GCGGTGTGCTGTGCCGACGGAGACCACTGCTGCCCCAGCGGCTACAGCTGTGACGACCAAAAGACCTGCTGCACTAAGGGCCGCCTGACCATCCCCTGGTATCGCAAGGAGAAGGCCCTGACTGTGGAAGCCATGTTGAAAGACGTCAAGTGTGACAACAAGAGCAGCTGTGCCTCTGGGACCACCTGCTGCAAGCTGCCCACAGAAGAATGGGGCTGCTGTCCTCTGGTCAAG GCTGTTTGCTGTACAGACCACGAGCACTGCTGCCCACAGGGCTACAGCTGCAACATGCAGACTGGGACCTGTGAGAAACCGGTAGAGGGTGTTCTCCCCCATACGATTCCCCAGACAAAGGTGGCAGAGTCCCAGCAGAGAGCAGCGGAGACGGGGATAGATGTGAAGTGTGACGGTGCTGGAGAGTACAGCTGTCCCAAACTGCAGACATGCTGCAAGACCTCCCCCACAGAATGGTCCTGCTGCCCCGAACCAAAG GCAGTATGCTGCGCAGACGCCAAGCACTGCTGCCCCATGGGATACACATGCAACCTAGGGCAGGGAGGCTGCTCCCAGCAGGCTGAGTTGACCTGGGATATTTTCTTCACTCACAACAAAAAGAGAGACTTTGTTCCTTTTGGACTCTGA
- the LOC135505058 gene encoding progranulin-like isoform X1 codes for MTVQIGVVCLALLGLTSALICPDGGMCAEGNTCCKTPSGGYGCCPLPNAECCSDHLHCCYEGTVCDLVRSKCLNKTVSLPWVRRVPAKRLIGPLMLEGVKAVICPDGEAECPDDTTCCELPGGSWGCCPLAKAVCCEDKMHCCPESTKCDLAHSKCVSPNLDTFPMREKVPARKRQSVAVVGRTVTCPGGKSLCPDGTTCCLLASGDFGCCPYPEAVCCFDKLHCCPGNTTCDLEHEMCTSPNTQTPLAKKIPAIPNDVNAVPCNDSVACADGSTCCKSLDGEWVCCPLPKAVCCDDHLHCCPHGTICNLAESTCDDPSSGSALVPMLDKVPAFSYVSEEKPLPNSKCDESTSCPGQSTCCKTTTGNWACCPLPNAMCCNDHLHCCPHGTVCNLEASTCDDPSGFTMPWVAKVPALATQTPLATEKCDEQTMCPRGTTCCRQNSGQSACCPLPRAVCCDDHEHCCPKGYTCNVAEQTCDKPGLLSLPWVPKLPGLPLHRGLPQASAPCVHPVKNMCDPHTSCPKDTTCCFVKKAGKWGCCPLPKAVCCADGDHCCPSGYSCDDQKTCCTKGRLTIPWYRKEKALTVEAMLKDVKCDNKSSCASGTTCCKLPTEEWGCCPLVKAVCCTDHEHCCPQGYSCNMQTGTCEKPVEGVLPHTIPQTKVAESQQRAAETGIDVKCDGAGEYSCPKLQTCCKTSPTEWSCCPEPKAVCCADAKHCCPMGYTCNLGQGGCSQQAELTWDIFFTHNKKRDFVPFGL; via the exons ATG ACTGTGCAGATAGGGGTGGTGTGTCTGGCTCTGCTAGGCCTGACCTCAGCCCTGATTTGTCCTGACGGTGGGATGTGTGCAGAGGGGAACACCTGCTGCAAGACACCCAGCGGTGGATATGGCTGCTGTCCACTACCGAAT GCGGAGTGCTGCTCGGACCACCTGCATTGCTGTTATGAGGGGACAGTGTGTGATTTAGTGCGCTCCAAGTGCCTTAATAAAACCGTCTCTCTGCCGTGGGTCAGAAGAGTTCCTGCCAAACGCCTAATCGGCCCCCTG ATGCTGGAGGGAGTGAAGGCAGTTATTTGTCCCGACGGTGAGGCCGAGTGTCCAGACGACACTACCTGCTGTGAACTCCCAGGCGGTTCCTGGGGCTGCTGTCCCCTGGCCAAG GCGGTGTGCTGTGAGGACAAGATGCACTGCTGCCCAGAGAGCACCAAATGTGACCTAGCCCACTCCAAGTGTGTGTCGCCCAACCTGGACACGTTCCCAATGAGAGAGAAAGTACCTGCAAGAAAGAGGCAGTCAG TAGCTGTGGTTGGACGAACAGTGACCTGCCCAGGTGGTAAGAGCTTGTGCCCAGACGGAACCACATGTTGCCTGCTGGCCAGTGGAGACTTCGGCTGCTGCCCCTACCCTGAG GCTGTGTGCTGTTTTGACAAACTCCACTGTTGCCCTGGCAACACAACCTGTGACCTGGAGCATGAGATGTGCACTTCCCCCAATACACAGACTCCATTGGCCAAGAAGATCCCTGCAATCCCCAACGATG tcaaTGCTGTGCCCTGCAACGACTCTGTGGCCTGTGCTGATGGGAGTACGTGCTGTAAATCACTAGATGGAGAATGGGTCTGCTGCCCCCTGCCCaag GCTGTGTGTTGTGATGACCATCTCCACTGCTGCCCCCACGGGACCATCTGTAACCTGGCAGAGAGTACATGTGATGACCCCTCCTCGGGCTCTGCCCTGGTTCCCATGCTGGACAAGGTGCCCGCCTTCAGCTACGTGTCGGAGGAGAAGCCGCTGCCCAACAGCAAATGTGACGAGTCCACATCGTGTCCAGGCCAATCCACGTGCTGCAAGACCACCACGGGAAACTGGGCCTGCTGCCCCCTGCCCAAT GCGATGTGTTGCAACGACCACCTCCACTGCTGCCCCCACGGCACCGTGTGTAACCTGGAGGCCAGTACCTGTGATGATCCCTCAGGCTTCACCATGCCGTGGGTCGCCAAGGTGCCAGCCCTCGCCACCCAGACACCACTGGCCACTGAGAAGTGTGACGAACAGACCATGTGCCCCAGGGGCACCACCTGCTGCAGGCAGAACTCAGGACAGTCGGCATGCTGTCCTCTACCTCGT GCGGTGTGCTGCGATGACCACGAGCACTGCTGCCCTAAAGGCTACACATGTAACGTGGCCGAACAGACCTGTGACAAGCCCGGGCTCCTCAGCCTGCCCTGGGTCCCCAAGCTGCCAGGCCTGCCACTGCACAGAGGGCTTCCCCAGGCCAGTGCCCCCTGCGTCCACCCAGTCAAGAACATGTGTGACCCCCACACCAGCTGCCCCAAAGATACCACCTGCTGCTTTGTGAAAAAGGCTGGCAAGTGGGGGTGCTGCCCCTTACCCAAG GCGGTGTGCTGTGCCGACGGAGACCACTGCTGCCCCAGCGGCTACAGCTGTGACGACCAAAAGACCTGCTGCACTAAGGGCCGCCTGACCATCCCCTGGTATCGCAAGGAGAAGGCCCTGACTGTGGAAGCCATGTTGAAAGACGTCAAGTGTGACAACAAGAGCAGCTGTGCCTCTGGGACCACCTGCTGCAAGCTGCCCACAGAAGAATGGGGCTGCTGTCCTCTGGTCAAG GCTGTTTGCTGTACAGACCACGAGCACTGCTGCCCACAGGGCTACAGCTGCAACATGCAGACTGGGACCTGTGAGAAACCGGTAGAGGGTGTTCTCCCCCATACGATTCCCCAGACAAAGGTGGCAGAGTCCCAGCAGAGAGCAGCGGAGACGGGGATAGATGTGAAGTGTGACGGTGCTGGAGAGTACAGCTGTCCCAAACTGCAGACATGCTGCAAGACCTCCCCCACAGAATGGTCCTGCTGCCCCGAACCAAAG GCAGTATGCTGCGCAGACGCCAAGCACTGCTGCCCCATGGGATACACATGCAACCTAGGGCAGGGAGGCTGCTCCCAGCAGGCTGAGTTGACCTGGGATATTTTCTTCACTCACAACAAAAAGAGAGACTTTGTTCCTTTTGGACTCTGA
- the LOC135505061 gene encoding delta-1-pyrroline-5-carboxylate synthase-like isoform X1 → MLSRYHPVVAAESSGQLTMLLQRLSLRAGLPLSPRTQRTTIFPRLAKALTQVGLMRANSNSFTHRGELRKAKRIVVKLGSAVVTRGDECGLALGRLASVVEQVAMLQNQGREMMIVTSGAVAFGKQRLRHEILLSQSVRQALHSGQNKIKDMSVPVLEARACAAAGQSGLMALYEAMFTQYSTCTAQVLVTNLDFHDDQKRRNLNSTLQELLRMNIVPIINTNDAVVPPPEPNSDLQGVISIKDNDSLAARLAVELKADLLIALSDVEGLYDSPPGTDDAKLIDIFYPGDQLSITYGTKSRVGIGGMEAKVKAALWALQGGTSVVIANGTHPKVTGHVITDIVEGKKVGTFFSEVKPAGPTVEQQTEMARNSGRTLAALHPEQRGEIICHLANLLVEKKEEILAANKMDMDLAVNAGQLSSALLNRLSLSPAKLNSLAIGLRQIALASQDSVGRVLRRTRVAHNLELEQITVPIGVLLVIFEARPDCLPQVSALAIASGNALLAKGGKEAANTNRILHELTQEALDIHWVKEAVQLVSTREEVEDLCRLDEMIDLIIPRGSSQLVKNIQSAAKGIPVLGHSEGICHVYIDSEAAIDKVIKIVRDSKCDYPAACNAMETLLVHRDILRTPLFDQIIDMLHTEQVKIHAGPRFASNLTFSPSEVKSLRTEYGDLECCIEVVDSMQEAIDHIHRYGSSHTDVIVTENEDTAERFLQQLDSACVFWNVSSRFADGYRFGLGAEVGISTARIHARGPVGLEGLLTTKWVLRGDGHTAADFSEQGTMEYLHENLPVTQPQPRQIAAQSEE, encoded by the exons ATGCTAAGCAGGTATCACC ctgTTGTAGCGGCTGAAAGTTCGGGTCAGTTAACCATGCTGTTACAGAGGCTGTCTCTTCGTGCCGGGCTCCCCCTGAGCCCCAGGACTCAACGCACCACCATCTTCCCTCGTCTAGCCAAAGCACTGACGCAAG TGGGTCTGATGCGTGCCAACAGTAACTCCTTCACCCACCGCGGGGAGCTCCGCAAGGCCAAGAGGATTGTGGTCAAGCTGGGCAGCGCCGTGGTCACCCGGGGTGATGAGTGCGGCCTGGCGCTGGGCAGGCTGGCCTCGGTAGTAGAGCAG GTGGCCATGCTACAGaaccaggggagagagatgatgatcGTCACCAGCGGAGCGGTGGCCTTCGGCAAGCAGAGACTGAGGCATGAGATCCTGCTGTCCCAGAGTGTCAGACAGGCCCTGCACTCTGGACAGAACAAGATCAAAGACATG TCAGTACCAGTTTTGGAGGCGCGGGCCTGTGCGGCAGCCGGACAGAGTGGTCTGATGGCCCTGTATGAGGCCATGTTCACCCAGTACAGCACATGCACTGCACAG GTCCTGGTCACCAACCTGGACTTCCATGACGACCAGAAGCGGCGGAACCTGAACAGTACGCTGCAGGAGCTGCTCCGCATGAACATCGTACCCATTATCAACACCAACGATGCCGTGGTGCCCCCGCCCGAGCCCAACAGCGACCTCCAGGGG gtcatcagtataaaGGACAATGACAGCCTGGCGGCACGCCTGGCTGTGGAGCTGAAGGCAGACCTCCTCATTGCTCTCTCTGACGTAGAAG GACTGTACGACAGCCCTCCTGGAACGGATGACGCCAAACTCATTGACATCTTCTACCCTGGTGACCAGCTGTCGATCACCTACGGCACAAAATCCAGGGTGGGGATAGGAGGCATGGAGGCCAAG GTAAAGGCGGCCCTGTGGGCCCTACAGGGGGGCACGTCGGTAGTTATTGCCAACGGCACCCACCCCAAGGTGACGGGCCACGTCATCACTGACATCGTGGAGGGCAAGAAAGTGGGCACCTTCTTCTCCGAGGTCAAACCTGCCG GCCCCACTGTGGAGCAGCAGACTGAGATGGCCCGCAATTCTGGCAGGACCCTGGCAGCCCTTCATCCAGAACAG AGAGGTGAGATCATCTGTCACCTGGCAAACCTGCTGGttgagaagaaggaggagatcCTTGCTGCTAACAAGATGGACATGGACCTAGCAGTCAATGCAG GTCAGTTGTCGTCAGCCTTGCTGAACCGTCTGAGCCTGTCCCCGGCCAAGCTGAATAGCCTGGCTATAGGCCTGAGACAGATAGCCCTGGCCTCTCAGGACAGTGTGGGCAGAGTGCTGCGTAGGACCAGAGTAGCCCACAACTTAGAGCTAGAGCAGATCACTGTGCCCATAGGAGTACTGCTGGTCATCTTCGAGGCCCGTCCCGACTGCTTGCCACAG GTATCAGCTCTAGCCATAGCCAGCGGCAATGCTCTGCTGGCGAAGGGGGGCAAGGAAGCAGCCAACACCAACCGCATCTTACATGAGCTGACCCAAGAAGCACTGGATATCCACTGGGTCAAAGAGGCTGTACAGCTG GTGAGTACCCGTGAGGAGGTGGAGGACCTGTGCAGACTAGATGAGATGATAGACCTGATCATCCCGCGAGGCTCATCCCAGCTGGTCAAGAACATTCAGAGCGCAGCCAAGGGCATCCCAGTTCTGGGCCACAGTGAAGGCATCTGCCACGTCTACATCGACTCGGAGGCCGCCATCGACAAGGTCATCAAGATCG tCAGAGACTCTAAATGTGACTATCCTGCGGCCTGCAATGCTATGGAAACACTGTTGGTTCACAGGGACATACTCAGGACTCCTCTGTTTGACCAGATCATAGACATGCTCCACACCGAACAG GTGAAGATTCACGCTGGCCCCAGGTTTGCCTCCAACCTGACCTTCAGCCCATCAGAGGTCAAGTCTCTGAGGACAGAGTACGGGGATCTGGAGTGCTGCATCGAGGTGGTGGACAGTATGCAGGAAGCTATAGACCATATCCACAGATATGGCAGCTCCCACACCGACGTCATTGTGACTGAAAACg AGGACACAGCGGAGCGGTTCCTGCAGCAGCTGGACAGTGCTTGTGTGTTCTGGAACGTCAGTTCGCGATTCGCAGACGGATACCGCTTCGGACTGG GTGCTGAGGTGGGCATCAGCACAGCTCGTATCCATGCCCGGGGCCCCGTGGGCCTGGAGGGTCTCCTCACCACTAAGTGGGTCCTGAGAGGAGACGGCCACACTGCTGCAGACTTCTCTGAACAGGGCACCATGGAGTACCTCCACGAGAATTTGCCAGTCACACAGCCACAGCCCAGACAGATAGCTGCCCAGAGTGAGGAATGA
- the LOC135505061 gene encoding delta-1-pyrroline-5-carboxylate synthase-like isoform X2 produces MRANSNSFTHRGELRKAKRIVVKLGSAVVTRGDECGLALGRLASVVEQVAMLQNQGREMMIVTSGAVAFGKQRLRHEILLSQSVRQALHSGQNKIKDMSVPVLEARACAAAGQSGLMALYEAMFTQYSTCTAQVLVTNLDFHDDQKRRNLNSTLQELLRMNIVPIINTNDAVVPPPEPNSDLQGVNVISIKDNDSLAARLAVELKADLLIALSDVEGLYDSPPGTDDAKLIDIFYPGDQLSITYGTKSRVGIGGMEAKVKAALWALQGGTSVVIANGTHPKVTGHVITDIVEGKKVGTFFSEVKPAGPTVEQQTEMARNSGRTLAALHPEQRGEIICHLANLLVEKKEEILAANKMDMDLAVNAGQLSSALLNRLSLSPAKLNSLAIGLRQIALASQDSVGRVLRRTRVAHNLELEQITVPIGVLLVIFEARPDCLPQVSALAIASGNALLAKGGKEAANTNRILHELTQEALDIHWVKEAVQLVSTREEVEDLCRLDEMIDLIIPRGSSQLVKNIQSAAKGIPVLGHSEGICHVYIDSEAAIDKVIKIVRDSKCDYPAACNAMETLLVHRDILRTPLFDQIIDMLHTEQVKIHAGPRFASNLTFSPSEVKSLRTEYGDLECCIEVVDSMQEAIDHIHRYGSSHTDVIVTENEDTAERFLQQLDSACVFWNVSSRFADGYRFGLGAEVGISTARIHARGPVGLEGLLTTKWVLRGDGHTAADFSEQGTMEYLHENLPVTQPQPRQIAAQSEE; encoded by the exons ATGCGTGCCAACAGTAACTCCTTCACCCACCGCGGGGAGCTCCGCAAGGCCAAGAGGATTGTGGTCAAGCTGGGCAGCGCCGTGGTCACCCGGGGTGATGAGTGCGGCCTGGCGCTGGGCAGGCTGGCCTCGGTAGTAGAGCAG GTGGCCATGCTACAGaaccaggggagagagatgatgatcGTCACCAGCGGAGCGGTGGCCTTCGGCAAGCAGAGACTGAGGCATGAGATCCTGCTGTCCCAGAGTGTCAGACAGGCCCTGCACTCTGGACAGAACAAGATCAAAGACATG TCAGTACCAGTTTTGGAGGCGCGGGCCTGTGCGGCAGCCGGACAGAGTGGTCTGATGGCCCTGTATGAGGCCATGTTCACCCAGTACAGCACATGCACTGCACAG GTCCTGGTCACCAACCTGGACTTCCATGACGACCAGAAGCGGCGGAACCTGAACAGTACGCTGCAGGAGCTGCTCCGCATGAACATCGTACCCATTATCAACACCAACGATGCCGTGGTGCCCCCGCCCGAGCCCAACAGCGACCTCCAGGGGGTAAAC gtcatcagtataaaGGACAATGACAGCCTGGCGGCACGCCTGGCTGTGGAGCTGAAGGCAGACCTCCTCATTGCTCTCTCTGACGTAGAAG GACTGTACGACAGCCCTCCTGGAACGGATGACGCCAAACTCATTGACATCTTCTACCCTGGTGACCAGCTGTCGATCACCTACGGCACAAAATCCAGGGTGGGGATAGGAGGCATGGAGGCCAAG GTAAAGGCGGCCCTGTGGGCCCTACAGGGGGGCACGTCGGTAGTTATTGCCAACGGCACCCACCCCAAGGTGACGGGCCACGTCATCACTGACATCGTGGAGGGCAAGAAAGTGGGCACCTTCTTCTCCGAGGTCAAACCTGCCG GCCCCACTGTGGAGCAGCAGACTGAGATGGCCCGCAATTCTGGCAGGACCCTGGCAGCCCTTCATCCAGAACAG AGAGGTGAGATCATCTGTCACCTGGCAAACCTGCTGGttgagaagaaggaggagatcCTTGCTGCTAACAAGATGGACATGGACCTAGCAGTCAATGCAG GTCAGTTGTCGTCAGCCTTGCTGAACCGTCTGAGCCTGTCCCCGGCCAAGCTGAATAGCCTGGCTATAGGCCTGAGACAGATAGCCCTGGCCTCTCAGGACAGTGTGGGCAGAGTGCTGCGTAGGACCAGAGTAGCCCACAACTTAGAGCTAGAGCAGATCACTGTGCCCATAGGAGTACTGCTGGTCATCTTCGAGGCCCGTCCCGACTGCTTGCCACAG GTATCAGCTCTAGCCATAGCCAGCGGCAATGCTCTGCTGGCGAAGGGGGGCAAGGAAGCAGCCAACACCAACCGCATCTTACATGAGCTGACCCAAGAAGCACTGGATATCCACTGGGTCAAAGAGGCTGTACAGCTG GTGAGTACCCGTGAGGAGGTGGAGGACCTGTGCAGACTAGATGAGATGATAGACCTGATCATCCCGCGAGGCTCATCCCAGCTGGTCAAGAACATTCAGAGCGCAGCCAAGGGCATCCCAGTTCTGGGCCACAGTGAAGGCATCTGCCACGTCTACATCGACTCGGAGGCCGCCATCGACAAGGTCATCAAGATCG tCAGAGACTCTAAATGTGACTATCCTGCGGCCTGCAATGCTATGGAAACACTGTTGGTTCACAGGGACATACTCAGGACTCCTCTGTTTGACCAGATCATAGACATGCTCCACACCGAACAG GTGAAGATTCACGCTGGCCCCAGGTTTGCCTCCAACCTGACCTTCAGCCCATCAGAGGTCAAGTCTCTGAGGACAGAGTACGGGGATCTGGAGTGCTGCATCGAGGTGGTGGACAGTATGCAGGAAGCTATAGACCATATCCACAGATATGGCAGCTCCCACACCGACGTCATTGTGACTGAAAACg AGGACACAGCGGAGCGGTTCCTGCAGCAGCTGGACAGTGCTTGTGTGTTCTGGAACGTCAGTTCGCGATTCGCAGACGGATACCGCTTCGGACTGG GTGCTGAGGTGGGCATCAGCACAGCTCGTATCCATGCCCGGGGCCCCGTGGGCCTGGAGGGTCTCCTCACCACTAAGTGGGTCCTGAGAGGAGACGGCCACACTGCTGCAGACTTCTCTGAACAGGGCACCATGGAGTACCTCCACGAGAATTTGCCAGTCACACAGCCACAGCCCAGACAGATAGCTGCCCAGAGTGAGGAATGA